A window of Desulfolucanica intricata genomic DNA:
AATTAAGTTTTTTATTGCTGTAGTTATAAAAAAGAGTTAACCCACTTATAAAGATAAAGCCAGGTACCGCAAACTTTGAGACACCAAGAATCAGTGTTAAAACAATTATATTTAAACTCTCTTTTTGAAGATTATGTACTGAACTAATTGATACATGAATTAATATTACTGCTATACAAGCTATAGCTCTTAGTATATTAACTTCTGCTAGTCGTTGCCTCATCAACCCACTCCCTCAGTGTTTTTATGTATAAAATAATTTAACAGTTTTCTTTAATTTCCTCCTTTACTATTTTGAAACGTTTTAGAAACCGAATAGAAAAGGGTGATTACCCTCCTCCGGGTAAAAGACTTATTGTTGCCTTGTAATTAGGGTGGGGGAATCAGTACCTTAGGAATGTTGTGGTATTCTCTTACATAACTTGGTTGTGTCTGCTCTATTAGGGAATTTCTTTGTAGTATTCCTTTAGCCAGTCCATTATCTGAGTGGTACTTATAACAGAAAACTGTTTTAACCTACCTAATATGACATCTTTATATTTATCTAATGGAACGGCTTAGCTCCTTTTTCATCGAGATCAATGTTCCAACACTTCATAACCGTTTTTACACAATATCCGAATAATTGTTCTGCTTGAGATTTCTATTAACCTTCATTCTTTAGTTGATAAATTTCGCTATACATTGTCCACCCCAGCATTTTAATCCACCCTTCCTTCCAAACTTAAACATTATAAAACTTACAGATTATTTTTATGGAAGGTTTTGGAGAATAATGTCCTTCCTGAATCTGTGAAACCCTCCCTCTAAATCTTTACACAATAGTCACTAACAATAAGCGTACGTTTTATCGATTTGCTGATTGAACCCTTTAGGGATATTATTTAAATTATTTCTTACCTTCAGTGTAATTTTTAACCTCCTTTGCAACTCACCCAGATATTTTTAAATAATATCACAATCTGCCAACGATAAAAGCTTTTTATATACTTGAAGATATTAACGGACAATCCTGGATTACGACCGCTAATGCATATTCTCGGTCATAATGGATACGCTACGAATTAAGCTTACCAAAAACATTACCAGCGATATTAGAAAAGTATGCCAAATCTGTGGTATACTTTTTTTAGCGTGCTACAAGAATATATTACCACAAACATAACCACCAAAATATAGAAAAAGTCTTGAAGGTTTTAATGTTAAATGTTCTCAGCATTTAACCCTTCAAGACTCCCAAAAGACAAATTGATAATAACATTGATAGATACGAAAATCAATATTAATAGCAGCGGTTTTTACTGCAATTTAGGGCAAGACCTCCTGGATAAGCTTCAAAGCTGTTCATTGCTCAGACGGAAAAGTTTGGTTTACAAACTTTTCATAAACAGTCATGAAAAGCAGCTAATTTGCCCAATGCTCAAATTTCCTGAAAAGAAAAACGTTGTCCTTTGGCCATCCATTAAACTTCCATACAGAAAATACCCTGTGTACGTATATATTTATGCGGCAGCACTGTATCTCACCTCAAAAATAAGCATGAGGGAAGCTGCTTTGAAGGTACGCCAGAAATTTCGCCTTGAAAGTTTCAGTCATTCCACCCTTTCCCGAATTCTTCGAAAGCTTTCTCTAAACATTTATGAACTTTTATCAATAGCAGGTTTAGGTTCTCCACCTGCGGATTCAAGCCCTCCCCTGATCGAACGCGCCCACTGGAGTGTTTTTCAGATCAATATATAAAAAGCTGCTTTCGGTAATTCATCCCGTTTTAAACAAGGGCAATGAAATTATGTTTAGCAGTACCTTAAATTACAACTTCTTCAACAGGACACAGAAATTTTTAATTTGAGGCCACAGATTTACCAACCCATATCGCCTTGCACCAAGTTTGGAGATAATATGCTATTTAGGAGGTGGTATATGGGTGAATACGATGAAATATCCCATAAAAGAAGTAAATATTAAAACAATTCCGGAGAACAGGATACTCGGGATTGGAATTTCCAGGAATCAAAAGGTACTGTGTAAAGAAAGCATCAAGCAGTATGGCCTTGTCATGCCCATTGTCACAGTGGAAAAACCTTCGGGTGGGCTGATGGTTCTAAAAGGCGACAACAAGCTTTCTGTTTTAAAGGAAATGGATGTGGACAAGGCGGAGGTGTTTGTTACCAGTATTCAAACATCTGCCGACATCGGCAAGGCGATTCTTCTTTTATCTTCCCTTCAAAAGGAGCTCAATCATATTTCCGAGGGGCTCATTTTAAGGGAGATCCTAAAATTCGGGCAGTACAATCAAAAACAACTGGCAGAGCAGCTCATGAAGTCGGAGGCATGGATTTCCAAAAGGCTTTCCCTGGCCGAAAGGCTCAACGACAATGTGTCAGCGATGGTATTGGATAGAGTATTATGTCCTTCCGTAGCCCAGAATATTGCCCGCATTCCAAAAGACCGGCAGCATACTTTTGCCATGAAAGTTTATGCAAACAACATCCCCAAGTCTGTGGTGGAAAGGCTTGTTTGTGCCTATGGAAATAAAAATACTCCTGATGCCCTGAAGGAGGAAATTATCAATAACCCGCTCAATGCAATTGAAAATATAAATACTACCGGCGTTAAAAACATTGGCAATAAAGCAGACGATGATGTTAAATTCCAAGGTTCATTGAGACTTCTGTTAAAGGTGGTTGCAGACCTGGAAGCCTCTTTCGCAAGTTGGGAAAAGGAAAAGCTCCAGAAATATTCGGCCTTACTCAGGGCTGTGGAAGCCTCCCTCACAAGGTTCCTGGCGTTGGTGCACCAAGGGGCGGTTTCCCTGGGGAAATCCAGCGCTTCACAGGGAGGTGATGCTAATGGCAGTTGTTGATATCAACACCTACAGGCTGATCCGCAGGCTATACACAGTGGAAGGCTTGAGCCAAAGACAGATTGCTAAACAATTGGGTGTTTCCAGGCCTACTGTAAAAAAATATTGCGAGGGTTCTTGCCTGCCGGGCGAAAGAAAAGAATACCAAATAGACAAAAGCCCCCTAAGGATAGCCATAGAAACAGAGATTGTCCGAATTATCAATGAAAACAAGGATGCCCCTAAAAAACAAAAAATCAATGGGAAAATCATTTGGGAGATGCTTATCAATGCCGGTTATACAATAGGGGAATCGACGATTAGAAAATACATTCAGGAGATGCGGATAGATAAGCCTGAGATATTTGTTCCTCTTGAATTTGAACCGGGTGAGGCGATGGAATTTGACTGGGGGGACGTCTATGCTTACATAAAAAAGATCAAGACCAGGGTTTCTGTCTTTTGTGCAGTCCTTCCCTACAGCTACGGCATATTTTGCGCAGTTTTCCCGGACAAGACAAGCTCCAGCTTTTTTATGGGACATGTGATGGCTTTTGAATATTTCGGAGGTGTTCCCCTCCGGTGCATTTATGATAACTTGAAGAGTGTTGTTCTGGAAGGCTCAGGAAAGGATGCAATTAAACAGGAAAAGTTTAAAAAACTTGAAGCCCATTATGCCTTTGAAGGCATAATGGGCTTCAAGTGGTTGGGAAAAAGGCTCGGTTGAAAATCTTGTTTCTGTGATCAGGAAAATTGCTTTTACTCCCATGCCCTGGGTAGAAAGCTACCAGGAACTTCAGGAGCACGTCACCCAAAAGTGTATACAGTATTGCATGTCCCATAGGATAAAGACCCGTTCCAGGACGATCAAGGATATGCTGGAGGAAGAAAAGAGATTCCTTCTCCCCCTTCCGGCATACCCCCTGGACCCGTCTGAAGAAGTCAAGGCCAATGTATATCCGGATCTTACCGTTAGGGTTGGCGGAATCAAGTATTCTGTACCGCCTGAATACGCAGGGACGTCTGTGACAGTTAAGGTTTCACCCTTTAACGTGGATATCTATCATCTTAGTAAGCTGGTTTGGCAGCATAAAAAGGGTATGCATCCTTCAGATCACCAATATATTCCGGAACACTATCTGGAAATCCTCCAGAGAAAGCCCCGTGCCATTAAAAATGCTGTTCCCATTAATAAAGGGGTCATGCCCGTTGAACTGGCTAACTTCCTTAAGCTATGCAAAGACCGGGATAAGAATGTCCAGTTTGTAAACATCCTGCTTTTGGCAAAGAAGCTGGAGACGGATACCTTGCTTTGGGCTGTAAAACAGGCAAACCTAACCGGTTGCCCTTCCTATGACAGGGTTTGCTTTTACCTTGAATTGCTTGAAAAAAAAGATGATACTGCAGATGTTCAAGTAGAAGGCGTAAAAGTTAGGTCTGCTGACCTAAAGCAATATGACAATTTGATAGGAAGGAGCCAAACTACAGATGAAAAAGCTGATTCATGACCCAGTATCCTTGTCTGAAGATATTGTAGCCATATCAAAAAGTCTTAAACTTCATTCTTTTATAAACTATAAAGAATATATCAAGAACGACCTGTCCACTGAAGAAGTCCTATACCAGCTTCTAAAGGCTGAACAGTACATAAAAGATGAAAATAAATATAAATACCGGATCAAAAATGCCGGTTTTCCCATTATTAAAACTCTTGACACCTTTGAGTTTGATTCAAAACGCCTACCTGACCTTAATAAAGATGTGGTCATGGAGCTTGCAACCTGCAAATTTGTTGAAAACAGACAGAATATAGTGGCTGTTGAGAATTCGGGCACCGGTAAGACCCATCTTATGACCGCAATTTGCATTGAAGCCATCACTAACGGCTACACAGTTAAATTCAGAAGGGCTTCAGATATTGTTACCCAAATGACAGAGGCAGCAAGTGAAAAATACCTTTCCAAGTTCATAAAGAACGTCAATTCCTGCGATATTCTTTTTATCGATGAACTCGGTTTTTTGTCCTTTGACGCAGCAGGTGCAAGCCTGCTGTTTCAAATATTTGCAGCAAGGTATGAGACGAAAAGCACTGTTGTCACATCAAATTTGGAATTTTCCAAATGGGTGACCTTCCTTGGAAAGGATGAGCAAATGACTTCCGCATTAATAGGAAGGCTGGTACACCAATCTACTGTCTTGAATATGAATGGTGAGAATTACAGAGTTCAAAAACGGTGAGGTGAAATATGAAGGGCTTGTTTAAGACAGGCTCTTTTTATTTGCAAAAATTAGAGTATAAATTGGGGTAATAAAAATTATTTCCAATGGAAACCCATTACAGGAGAAGTATGTATATGAAAGTACGGATATAGCGTTCTGAGATGCTTACTGTTAAAGGATTTGAGGTGGTAAACTTTTATGTAGCGTAATTATTAAGACTTCAGCTTTTCAATGGTACAGCCTGAACATAGCGCATCCAGTCATAATTTAGAAAGTCAAATAATAGCAGTATTCATTAGCCCCAACAATACACAATCCCTTCCCTTCCCTTAACACCACTATACACTCAATTTACAACTATTTTTCCGAGAGACTATGAGAATAATGTCTAATTTCTTTTGCCGAGATTTATCACTTAACATGGCTATATCCTAATAAGAAAAACACATCCTATAGCTATTCTTAAAAATAGTAATTAATAAAATTGAAAAAATGGTCGTTGGTACCTAAATTTTGTATACTAATTTATCTTCTAACAACATTACTTTTGAATAATTAAACCACAATTATCAAGAATTGTCTGGTTTGCACGTGAAATTAGTTGATATTTGGTTCGGAAATATGGCCTATTCATTTGGAATTGAGTGATAGTAAATGCAATAAAAGTAATCGTTTTAATTTTATGTAATTTTCAAAAAATATGATTGGTTTTCAAAAAGGTAACTTAGATCCCATTAAAGGCATCTTAAGTATTAAATTTGGCATTATGGGTTGTTTATCCAGGAAATATAAAATTTAGCGATAATAAATGAATTAAGTAAAAGTTAAGGTGGTGATGCAGTCATGAAAATAAAGAAATAATATCGGTGTGTTCAAATTGTTTAATATGCTGAATTGAATACAAATATTTTAAATGGGTGGAATGTTATGTTTACAAAAAGATTATCAACAATTCTTGTAGTTATGTTATTAATACTAGGGGCGGTATCTACTGCTTGGGCAGGAGATATTGGTGTGACTTTTCAGAACAACGGTGTGGAATATATTTTTTCTGCAAATCCCGAGAATATTAATGGTACTACTGGTAACCACTATACAATAGAAAAAGACCTTTATACTGGGTATACTTATGACATTGAATTATATCATCACAATTACACTGGAGAAACAAAGAGATTCGGAGTTGCTTTGTATAACCCTAATAGCTCCACTGCAACAATTACTGTAAATGCAAAGGTTATTAATGATTGTGCTGCTACTGGGGAATCAACTGAGTTAGATATGACAGCACCATTAGTAGAGCAGTATGTATTAGGTTATGGAAGTACATCAATCTCTATTCCAGCCAAGAGTTATACTTTCCTAATGTACAAGGATGTTCCCACTCAAAGAACTGTTAGCGGTAAAGCAAAAGTTTCTACTAACTTAAGCGGTGTAAAAGCACGAGTTTTTCATGGCCCGCAATATGTGTCTGCTAGTACGGTTTTCAGTTATACCCGGGACACTGATTATGAATCAAACATAACAACAGGTTTCTTTAATTATGATGGTAAATACAATTCCAGTACAATAGATGCTTCAACTTACCCAACGTTCAAACTGAGTGAGTGGCGACCATCTCTTAATGTAAATGAATATGAAACAGGATCTAATGTTTTAGGTAGCTCTATATTGGGTGGCAATTATGGTATGACTTATACGATCACTGTTAAGAATGCAGCAAATAAGCGACTTAAAATTATTCCCAATTTTAAAAATCTTGATTGCCCTGCAGCAGCCTTAGTTCTCTATAGTCCACAAATTGGATGGTTCCGTACTGGTAAACTAATTAACGATAAAGATAGTGATTATTATGATCAATATTGGTTAATGTCTATGGGTACAAGTTCTACTTTCACTTTTAAGTATATCCTGCCAGCAAGTAACTTTGGTAATGTTAGTTTCCAAGTAATTGATTAAAAAGATACCGCTGTTTAAAGCTAGCTGTCGTATGAAATTGTTTAAAAGTTAATATTGAATTGAACGCCGGGTTTGACCTCATGTGCTGATTGCATATTAAACCGACAAACAAATTTACACCAATGAATAATTTACCTACAGTCGACTATATTCAGTCTAGCACATGGGGTAAGACTCACCGCTATGCTCCGGGAGAAGCAGTGGCTACATAGTTTCCCCCTTTGGAGGACCGACAATGTCTTACTTACTAGGCTTGATGCCACTAACTTGAGTAGGTTCTAATTACGGATATGTTTTGTCCAACGTACGATGTTTAAGCTTGGCTGGCTTATATACGTGTCGACGTTGGGTAAAGTTTTTATCGGCTATTTCGCATGGTGCTGGTTTGGGTTTGCAATGTTTAATCCGTGATAATAATATTTTTCATTGTGTCGACATACTGCTTGCCCCATTCGCGAGGTATTAATAAGTAATTTAAAACCTTTATATGGGAAATTAGGACGATACCTGCAAATCCGGAATAATCGCTTCTGAGTAGCGTTATCGTTGGGAAAGCGCGGTTTAAAAAGGTTGAAGTTACACTCAGTTTTTTAATAGAGCCAGAAAGTGGTAGCTTTCATGGGACTTCCGTTATCGGAGTGTAATACCAGCGGTTGTCCTTTTATAGTTTTTACAAGAGTTTTGATACCTTTGCAGTTGTTACCGTTTCTGAGATTTTCCATCCGACAATTTGCGACTGAAAATATATTGACCAACATATAGACGGTAATGCATATCGCGTACAGATCCAGGAAGCCATCAATACCCATGTTCACATTTGGTTGGGGCCATCGGGATATGCAGCTGAGGCGTACATCTAACGTTTTTTTACTTCTTTCCCTATGGTGCTGCATCTCTCGGAGAATGCTGTAGAAGGAATGTAAACTCTAAATTCCAGTTTCTTTTGAGATCTCTCTTGAACCGATGTGTTTTCTGGGAGTATCATTCGACTTAATATCGATTTAAATTTAGGGCTATCTGCATATTTATGTCCAGTCACACTCATATTTCCTAAAGGGTTGTCCTTAATTTACCTTAGTTTGGTGGACACGATAAGTATTTGGTACAATAAAACCAGGGGAGGTGCCCATTTAAAACATTATGATAAAAAGTTTGAAGAAGAACAATCCGTATTGTACAAGTGTTAAAGGTAATCGGCAGCAGCAGTAGCTAGAGACTGGGTATACATAAAATTAAAAATATAAAATGTCAATTAGTAAAAATTTATATGAAGGATGTTTTCCCCGTTAGTATCATCACCAGACCGGAGGACTAAGAAATTAGACTTTTAAATAAAATGGTTAGCCTACTTACAGGAGGAAAAACGCCATACTAAAAAAGAAGCTGCGGCAATCTTCGCAAGTCACCTAAAATATTTTATTTTACAAGTTCAGTCATTAGCACCACTTTAAATTTCGGGTAAAAAAAGATGCACCAGTTGATTGCAAGTATCAAAAAGTGGTTATTATACTTGGTTGAAAGGAGCGGAAAGCAGTCGAAATAAACAGAACAGAGAACTATTCAAGAAAATCAAGCTAATATTCTATATTTTACAACAACTATCCTAAACAGCAGAGATACTGGAGAGAAAAAACATGACCTCATATATAAAGATCATGTTTTTTTATATTATATATTTTCATGAAATAATTTTATAATTTTTTCTGCTCTTTTTTTCCAAGAAATATCTTTAACAACATTTTTAATCTTAAGTAATTTTTCTTCAGACCATGTTCTTTG
This region includes:
- a CDS encoding ParB/RepB/Spo0J family partition protein produces the protein MNTMKYPIKEVNIKTIPENRILGIGISRNQKVLCKESIKQYGLVMPIVTVEKPSGGLMVLKGDNKLSVLKEMDVDKAEVFVTSIQTSADIGKAILLLSSLQKELNHISEGLILREILKFGQYNQKQLAEQLMKSEAWISKRLSLAERLNDNVSAMVLDRVLCPSVAQNIARIPKDRQHTFAMKVYANNIPKSVVERLVCAYGNKNTPDALKEEIINNPLNAIENINTTGVKNIGNKADDDVKFQGSLRLLLKVVADLEASFASWEKEKLQKYSALLRAVEASLTRFLALVHQGAVSLGKSSASQGGDANGSC
- the istA gene encoding IS21 family transposase; the protein is MAVVDINTYRLIRRLYTVEGLSQRQIAKQLGVSRPTVKKYCEGSCLPGERKEYQIDKSPLRIAIETEIVRIINENKDAPKKQKINGKIIWEMLINAGYTIGESTIRKYIQEMRIDKPEIFVPLEFEPGEAMEFDWGDVYAYIKKIKTRVSVFCAVLPYSYGIFCAVFPDKTSSSFFMGHVMAFEYFGGVPLRCIYDNLKSVVLEGSGKDAIKQEKFKKLEAHYAFEGIMGFKWLGKRLG
- a CDS encoding Mu transposase domain-containing protein; the protein is MIRKIAFTPMPWVESYQELQEHVTQKCIQYCMSHRIKTRSRTIKDMLEEEKRFLLPLPAYPLDPSEEVKANVYPDLTVRVGGIKYSVPPEYAGTSVTVKVSPFNVDIYHLSKLVWQHKKGMHPSDHQYIPEHYLEILQRKPRAIKNAVPINKGVMPVELANFLKLCKDRDKNVQFVNILLLAKKLETDTLLWAVKQANLTGCPSYDRVCFYLELLEKKDDTADVQVEGVKVRSADLKQYDNLIGRSQTTDEKADS
- the istB gene encoding IS21-like element helper ATPase IstB, producing MKKLIHDPVSLSEDIVAISKSLKLHSFINYKEYIKNDLSTEEVLYQLLKAEQYIKDENKYKYRIKNAGFPIIKTLDTFEFDSKRLPDLNKDVVMELATCKFVENRQNIVAVENSGTGKTHLMTAICIEAITNGYTVKFRRASDIVTQMTEAASEKYLSKFIKNVNSCDILFIDELGFLSFDAAGASLLFQIFAARYETKSTVVTSNLEFSKWVTFLGKDEQMTSALIGRLVHQSTVLNMNGENYRVQKR